From the Streptomyces sp. SN-593 genome, the window AGCTCGGCGACGCGCTGCCGCAGCAGGTCCAGCAGCGTGTCGAGCGGCACCGGGCCCTGCGACAGGTGCAGGAACGACAGCAACTGGGGCGCGGCCTCGATGACTTCGGCGACCAGCGCGGGATCGGCGCCGAGGGTGCCGGGCGCTCCCTCGGCTCCGTCCGTGCCCTCCTGGACGTCGGGGTCGAGGAAGGGGTGGGCCAGCGACCACGCGTCGAACAGGGCCACCCAACCGCGCAGGACCGCGGTGTCGTCGGTGTCCCACGCCCGCAGCCGCCAGCCGGGGCGCGCGGCGCCGCGGTGCAGCTCGATCAGGCCGGAGAGCCGGGCCCGGTCCCAGGCGGCGCGGATCTGGCCCGGTGTCAGGCCCAGGTCCGCGGCGGCCCGGGCCACGGTGTCGTCCGGCAGTATCCCGGTCGGCCCCGCGGTGCCGGGGCCGGTGCCGGCCCAGCGCGCGAGCCGTACCGCTGCGGCGAGTTCGGTCCTGGCGAAGTGGGCGAGTTCGGGGATCGAGGGGGTGCCCTCGGGGGGGCGCGCCGGTCGCGGCCTGCGCGTCGTGGCGGTCCTGCGGGCCGCGGTGAGCGGCCGGCGGGGGACGAGGCGGAGCGGAGTGTCTCGCGGGATACGGGACGTCACCTGATCAGTCTCGCCGCTCGCCCCCCAGAATCCCAAACCCGACTGTGAACGCGCTCACATGAGCGGGGTGAGGAAACGGCGCAGCGTCTCCTCGTAGTCCTCAGGGTCGGCGTTCCACATCGCGGTGTGGGCGGCGCCGGGGACCGGGTGGAGGGACGCCTTCGCGGGGTTCCGGTCGGCCAGCGCGCGGGAGGCGGACCAGGGCGCGAAGGCGTCGTCCGGGCCGTGCAGGATCAGGGTCGGCACGTCGAGCCGGGCCGGCACGTCCGGTTCCGGGTCCGCTCCGGATGCCGCACCCGGCGGGCGCGTGCCGTGCGCGGCGGTGCGGCCGAGCGCGGCACGCACGGCGAGCGGGGTCAGCGCGCCGGGCAGGCCGCGCGAGTGGACGGCGGCGGCGACGGTGGCGCGCCAGTCGAGGACCGGGGAGTCGAGGACCAGGCCGATGACCTTCGAGGCCGTCGGCGAGCGGTGCAGGGCGCGCAGTGCCATCGCGGCGCCGGTCGACCAGCCGTACAGCACGAGGGCGGTGGCGCCCTGTTCCACCGCGTGGCGCATCGCCGCGTCCAGGTCGTGCCACTCGGTGGCGCCGAGGTGGCCGATGCCGTCCGGGGACGCGGGGGCGCCCGGGTCGTTGCGGTAGGACGGCACCAGGACCGGCAGTCGGAAGCGGTGCAGGGCCGGCAGCACCGGGAGCGCCTGCTCGCGGGTGGCGCCCACGCCGTGCACCGCGATGACCCAGGTGGAGCGGGCGCCGGGCAGGTACCAGGCCGGCAGCGGGCCCAGCTCCCCGGGCACCCTCGTCTCGTGGAAGTCCAGGTCGCGCGCGGTGCGCGGGTCGCCGGCGTACGCCTGCGGGGTCATCCGGACGAACGCGCCCGCGTCCAGCGTGCCCTTGTCCACCTGGGTGAGGGTGCGCGTGACGGAGTTCCCGCCGTCGCCGGTCGCGACGACCGGCCCGACGGTGGCGTGCACGCCCGCGCCGGTCAGGCCGTACACGCCGGGGCGCTCGGACTCCGGGGTACGGGTCAGCACCACCTGGTGCGGGGTCACGCTGTGCACCGTGACCAGCCCCGAGGGGGCCGGCCCGGCGACCGCAGGGTCGAGGGCGAAGCGGGACCCGTACCGGCCCGCCGCCAGTGCGGCCACGCCGGCACCCACCACCGTCGTGGCCGCCGCGGCCACCGCGTGTCGAAGGCGCATCGCCCCCCAGTCTGGAGGTCCGGCCGTTCCTGCGCCACCGGGCCTCCCCGGGGCCGTCCAGGCGGTTCCGGCTCCGGGACCACCGCCCGGCGGGGGCTCCCGCCGGGGTTCCCCGTCCTGCGGCCGCCGGGATCTCGCGGTCCGCCGTGGCCCGCCGCGCCGGGCCCCGCGCCCCCGGGCGGGTGCGGCTGCCTCCAAGGGCGTTCCCCCGAGCCCGAGGAGGCGGGGCGGGCACGGGGGCGCGGGACGGGCACGGGGGCGACGGGGCGGGACGGGCACGGGGCCGGCGAGGCGGGACCAGCACGGGGCGCCGGGGCTCAGGGCTGCCCGTAACCCGTGAACTTGCCGGCGGCCGCCGCCAGTTCGGCTGCGGAAAGGGTCGCCGGGGTGGAACCGGTGGAGGTGGCCAGCAGCCACACCCGGCACATCCACTCCAGTTGCGCCCCGCGGTCGTACGCGCGCTCCAGGGTGTCGCCGAGGCTGATCATGCCGTGGTTGCGCAGCAGGCAGGCGCTGCGGCCGTCGCGCAGGGCGTGCAGGACGGCGTCGGCGAGTTCGGGCGTGCCGTACAGCGCGTAGTCGGCGACGCGCACCGGGCCGCCCAGTTCGGCGGTCATGTAGTGGACCGCGGGCAGTTCGGCGACCAGCGTGGAGACCGCGGTGGCGTGCGGTGCGTGGGTGTGCACGACCGCCCGCGCGGAGGTGCCGCGGTAGACCGCCAGGTGGAGCGGGAGTTCGCTGGTCGGCCGCAGCGTCCCGCGCACCTGCCGGCCGGTGCCGAGGTCGATCCCGACCACGTCGTCCGGTCCGAGCCGGTGGTAGGGCACCCCGGTCGGGGTCACGAGCACCAGGTCGTCGCCGACGAGGGCGGAGACGTTGCCGGAGGTGCCGACCACCAGGCCGTCCGCGACGGTGCGGCGGGCGGCGTCGACCACGTCGGACCAGGTCTGCTGTTCTGCGTCGTGCACGGGAACCCCTTGCTGCCGTCGGTGCCGCGGGTGACGTTCCGTGAGTGCCGCGGGACCGTTGCCGAGCCCCCCGGACCGGCAGTAGCGTCCCCACACCACCCACGGCGTGCCCGGGTGGCGGGCCGGGCACGCGTGAGCAGACACGGAACCACGGAATCGCGGGAAGCATCATGGGCACGGTCAACGGCGGCATCTCGTTCTGGTACGCGGACACCGGGGTCCCCCTGCCGCGCCGGCCCCTGCCCGGCTCCGAGGACGCCGACGTGGTGATCGTGGGCGGCGGCTACACCGGGCTGTGGACGGCGTACTACCTCAAGCGGGCCGCGCCCTCGCTGCGGATCACCGTGCTGGAGGCGCGGTTCTGCGGGTACGGCGCCTCCGGCCGCAACGGCGGCTGGCTCTACAACGGGGTCGCGGGCCGGGACCGCTACGCGGCGCTGCACGGCCACCGGGCCGCGCTGGCGCTCCAGCAGGAGATGAACGACACCGTCGGCGAGGTGGTGCGGGTCGCCGGCCAGGAGGGCATCGAGGCCGACATCCACCACGGCGGGGTGCTCGAAGTGGCGTACTCCCCCGCCCAGTCGGCCCGGCTGGAGGCGTACCACGCGGCCGAGGTCTCGTTCGGCGAGGAGGACCGGCTGCTGCTGGACGCGGCGCGGACCGCCGACCGGGTGCGGGTGGCCGGCGCGGTCGGCGGGACCTGGACCCCGCACGGCGCGCGGGTGCACCCGGCGAAGCTGGTGCGCGGGCTGGCCGCCGTGGTGGAACGGCTGGGCGTGACCGTCCACGAGGGCACCCCCGTGACCGCGATCCGGCCCGGCCGGGCGGAGACCGCGGGCGGCACCGTCCGGGCGCCGTACGTGCTGCGCTGCACCGAGGGCTTCACCGCCGGGCTGCACGGCCAGCGCCGGACCTGGCTGCCGATGAACTCCTCCATGATCGCGACCGAGCCCCTTCCCGAGCCGGTGTGGGCGGAGATCGGCTGGGAGGGCCGCGAGGTGCTGGGCGACATGGCCCACGCGTACGTCTACGCGCAGCGCACCGCCGACGGCCGGATCGCGCTGGGCGGGCGCGGGGTGCCCTACCGCTTCGGGTCGCGGACCGACTCCGACGGCAGCACCTCGCCGGCGACGGTCGCCGCGCTGCGCGAGGTCCTGGTCCGGATGTTCCCCGCGGCGGCCGGGGCCGGGGTGGAGCACGCCTGGTCGGGCGTGCTGGGGGTGCCGCGGGACTGGTGCGCGAGCGTGCACCTGGACCACGGCACCGGGACCGGATGGGCGGGCGGGTACGTCGGCAGCGGCGTGGCGACGTCGAACCTGGCCGCGCGCACCCTGCGGGACCTGGTGCTGCTGGACTCCGGGCAGGGCGGTCCCACCGCGCTGACCGCGCTGCCGTGGGTGGGGCACCGGGTGCGGCGCTGGGAGCCCGAGCCGATCCGGTGGGCGGCCGTGCGCGGGATCTACGCGGCCTACCGCGGCGCGGACCGGCGGGAGGCGCGCGGGCGCGGCGCCGCCACGGACCCGGTGGCGCGCTGGGCGGACCGGCTGTCGGGGCACTGATCGCCGCTCGTTTCGCCCTGATGGGCGATCATCCAACAAGGCGGGGCGAAACCGGGCGCATCTGCGTCCGACCTCTTCCCGATCCCCCGGCGTTCACCGATGATTCATGTTGGCACTCCGAGTCCGCCGTGAGTTCACCTTCCGTTCATCAATGATCCGTACGTTCGCCTCGCCTCTGCCCGACCGAACGATTGCTGGGCCCATGGAACACATCACGCTCCTGATCGGACTCGTGATCGCCACCGCTCTCGTCTTCGACTTCACCAACGGCTTCCACGACACCGCCAACGCCATGGCCACCACCATCTCGACGGGGGCGCTCGGGCCCCGCGTCGCGGTGGGGATGTCAGCCGTACTCAACCTGGTCGGCGCCTTCCTGTCGGTGGAGGTCGCCAAGACGATCTCCGGCGGGATCATCGACGAGTCGGCCGGAATCAGACCCGCGATGATCTTCGCCGCCCTGGTCGGCGCGATCGTGTGGAACCTGGTGACCTGGCTGGCCGGGCTCCCCTCCAGCTCCTCGCACGCGCTCTTCGGCGGACTGATCGGCGCCACCCTCGTCTCGGTCGGCGCCCACGGCGTCAACGGGGACGCGGTCGTCACCAAGGTGATCATCCCGGCGGTGGCCGCGCCCGTCGTGGCCGGACTCGCCTCGATGCTCGCCACCCGGCTCACCTACCGGCTCGGCCGCGACGCCGACCCGGCGGCCACCTCGCGCGGCTACCGGGCCGGGCAGATCGCCTCCGCCGGGCTCGTCTCGCTCGCGCACGGCACCAACGACGCCCAGAAGACGATGGGCGTCATCACCCTCGCGCTCATCGCCGGCGGCTCGCTCGCCCCCGGCTCCAACCCGCCGCTGTGGGTCATCTGCACGGCCGGCACCGCCATCGCGCTCGGCACGTACATCGGCGGCTGGCGGATCATCCGGACCGTCGGCCGCGGCATCACCGACATCCAGCCGCAGCAGGGCTTCGCCGCCCAGACCGGCGCCGCGGCGACCATCCTCGCCTCCTCCCACCTCGGCTTCGCGCTGTCCACCACGCAGGTCTGCTCCGGTTCGGTGCTGGGTGCCGGGCTCGGACGCCGCGGCGCGGTGGTGCACTGGGGCACCGCCGGCCGCATGGTCGCCGCCTGGGCGCTGACCCTGCCCGCGGCCGGGCTGGT encodes:
- a CDS encoding alpha/beta hydrolase — protein: MRLRHAVAAAATTVVGAGVAALAAGRYGSRFALDPAVAGPAPSGLVTVHSVTPHQVVLTRTPESERPGVYGLTGAGVHATVGPVVATGDGGNSVTRTLTQVDKGTLDAGAFVRMTPQAYAGDPRTARDLDFHETRVPGELGPLPAWYLPGARSTWVIAVHGVGATREQALPVLPALHRFRLPVLVPSYRNDPGAPASPDGIGHLGATEWHDLDAAMRHAVEQGATALVLYGWSTGAAMALRALHRSPTASKVIGLVLDSPVLDWRATVAAAVHSRGLPGALTPLAVRAALGRTAAHGTRPPGAASGADPEPDVPARLDVPTLILHGPDDAFAPWSASRALADRNPAKASLHPVPGAAHTAMWNADPEDYEETLRRFLTPLM
- a CDS encoding class II aldolase/adducin family protein produces the protein MHDAEQQTWSDVVDAARRTVADGLVVGTSGNVSALVGDDLVLVTPTGVPYHRLGPDDVVGIDLGTGRQVRGTLRPTSELPLHLAVYRGTSARAVVHTHAPHATAVSTLVAELPAVHYMTAELGGPVRVADYALYGTPELADAVLHALRDGRSACLLRNHGMISLGDTLERAYDRGAQLEWMCRVWLLATSTGSTPATLSAAELAAAAGKFTGYGQP
- a CDS encoding NAD(P)/FAD-dependent oxidoreductase, yielding MGTVNGGISFWYADTGVPLPRRPLPGSEDADVVIVGGGYTGLWTAYYLKRAAPSLRITVLEARFCGYGASGRNGGWLYNGVAGRDRYAALHGHRAALALQQEMNDTVGEVVRVAGQEGIEADIHHGGVLEVAYSPAQSARLEAYHAAEVSFGEEDRLLLDAARTADRVRVAGAVGGTWTPHGARVHPAKLVRGLAAVVERLGVTVHEGTPVTAIRPGRAETAGGTVRAPYVLRCTEGFTAGLHGQRRTWLPMNSSMIATEPLPEPVWAEIGWEGREVLGDMAHAYVYAQRTADGRIALGGRGVPYRFGSRTDSDGSTSPATVAALREVLVRMFPAAAGAGVEHAWSGVLGVPRDWCASVHLDHGTGTGWAGGYVGSGVATSNLAARTLRDLVLLDSGQGGPTALTALPWVGHRVRRWEPEPIRWAAVRGIYAAYRGADRREARGRGAATDPVARWADRLSGH
- a CDS encoding inorganic phosphate transporter; the protein is MEHITLLIGLVIATALVFDFTNGFHDTANAMATTISTGALGPRVAVGMSAVLNLVGAFLSVEVAKTISGGIIDESAGIRPAMIFAALVGAIVWNLVTWLAGLPSSSSHALFGGLIGATLVSVGAHGVNGDAVVTKVIIPAVAAPVVAGLASMLATRLTYRLGRDADPAATSRGYRAGQIASAGLVSLAHGTNDAQKTMGVITLALIAGGSLAPGSNPPLWVICTAGTAIALGTYIGGWRIIRTVGRGITDIQPQQGFAAQTGAAATILASSHLGFALSTTQVCSGSVLGAGLGRRGAVVHWGTAGRMVAAWALTLPAAGLVAGGAAYLADRGTWGVTTVGVIGLAVCVAVRTAARRKPVTHANVNEDAGAVAPAETAPDTAAAPAGSAAPAASAAAGPAPRGAQGSAAPAAPSAPAVPAVQVVPVTVAVPAPVPEPVSGTRPGPGPLHAPRSDAPSGPPVPAVAPHPPASTATTV